One Aminivibrio pyruvatiphilus genomic region harbors:
- a CDS encoding 4-hydroxy-tetrahydrodipicolinate reductase: MRYGLVGASGRMGAEIRKAFASHELCYTLDIGGETCEGTPEVMVDFSLPSALGATLDAVRRFSCALVLGTTGITPEQMDEVRYVARSAAVVQSFNFAAGVTLFKMILREFGPLFADWDAEMSETHHNRKKDAPSGTAILLREALGRDCPTHSLRMGGVPGDHTVSFANEGEVFTLTHRAISRSVFALGALRAAEFAAGAKPGFYSFEEVLTCGRKIS; this comes from the coding sequence ATGAGATACGGCCTCGTGGGGGCGTCGGGGCGCATGGGGGCGGAGATCCGGAAGGCCTTCGCCTCCCATGAGCTCTGCTATACCCTCGATATCGGCGGAGAGACATGCGAAGGCACGCCCGAGGTCATGGTGGACTTTTCCCTGCCCTCTGCCCTCGGCGCCACCCTGGACGCGGTGCGGCGCTTTTCCTGCGCCCTCGTGCTGGGCACCACCGGGATCACCCCGGAACAGATGGACGAGGTGCGGTACGTTGCCCGGTCCGCGGCGGTGGTCCAGAGTTTCAACTTCGCGGCCGGGGTGACCCTGTTCAAGATGATCCTCCGGGAATTCGGGCCCCTTTTCGCAGACTGGGACGCGGAGATGAGCGAGACCCACCACAACAGGAAAAAGGACGCCCCTTCCGGGACGGCCATCCTCCTTCGGGAGGCCCTCGGGCGGGACTGCCCCACCCATTCACTCAGGATGGGCGGCGTTCCCGGGGACCACACGGTGTCCTTCGCCAACGAGGGAGAGGTGTTCACCCTGACCCACAGGGCCATCTCCCGGAGCGTGTTCGCCCTGGGAGCCCTTCGGGCGGCGGAATTCGCCGCCGGGGCGAAGCCCGGATTCTATTCTTTCGAGGAGGTCCTCACATGCGGACGGAAGATATCATAA
- a CDS encoding FAD-dependent oxidoreductase, with translation MNKTSPRLFRTLVFSPSTVRRMVLLLLLLPAVLFPLSQARASEAGRLSCDVVVAGGGAGGISAAIAAARLGVRVILLEETEWLGGQMTAAGVSTMDDLSGNRTGLYGEFYENVLFHYFMKGKSVSTCYWDGSTMAFEPSVGRDILVRMAKDAAKEASSGGKKGSLDIFYRSRVTAVRREGPAVRGVTADMDGRRMIIDCSVLIDATEWGDVIPLAGALYRAGNSLSPMISPKSRIQDITWLAVMKKYPGGIPSSLKLRNPPPGYERYLPGFRKIVTKNGNSFRSYPLRLPVDFATHNGYRGLPDSSNPGNYDASTPEGWSAITKTGINWANDYPGSEKWEGRGGLPAAYLEDPEFRRKAGAAALMKTLSFLYYVQNELGEPWSVADDEYSSSAPLDTARGIVPDEYAEILRRFPPIPYVRESRRIVGLETPASRDVRLNSESYRDGRDGREVAGAIAIGGYILDLHAGDEDVDLEAEFGETASSIKTDMPRGPFQVPFGSLVSRNVDGLLAAEKNISMSRLVAGAFRLQPISMLTGQAAGTTAALSVLTGIPPRALDPRKVQKSLLEAGSALSLCDYSDVPRDHPFWPGVQMSNLYGWIAPEELPSAPSAKIDDIYNHKVVRARLYGLDKGTFGVNSPLTGTEAEELFRKAFSGPQAAGPLLYPGSGPASFVTRGEFCSALARALGYRNLPRDTRPRYADIQEESRLFGPVHFLAERGVLDRAARGGVFMPDSFVTRGAAADMIMRAVTAPKGGN, from the coding sequence ATGAATAAGACTTCCCCGCGCCTGTTCCGGACCCTTGTTTTTTCTCCTTCAACGGTCAGAAGAATGGTTCTTCTCCTCCTTCTCCTCCCGGCGGTGCTTTTTCCCCTGTCCCAGGCACGGGCCTCGGAGGCGGGACGGCTCTCCTGCGACGTGGTGGTCGCCGGCGGAGGTGCCGGGGGGATCAGCGCCGCCATAGCCGCGGCGAGGCTGGGTGTGAGGGTGATCCTTCTCGAGGAGACGGAATGGCTCGGCGGTCAGATGACTGCAGCGGGTGTCTCCACCATGGACGATCTCAGCGGAAACAGGACCGGCCTGTACGGCGAATTTTACGAGAATGTCCTGTTCCATTATTTCATGAAGGGAAAGTCCGTCTCCACATGTTACTGGGACGGGAGCACCATGGCCTTCGAACCTTCCGTGGGCAGGGACATCCTTGTCCGGATGGCGAAGGATGCGGCAAAGGAAGCTTCCTCAGGAGGAAAAAAAGGAAGCCTGGACATTTTCTACCGGTCCAGGGTTACCGCTGTCCGCAGGGAGGGACCGGCAGTCCGCGGAGTCACGGCGGACATGGACGGGCGAAGGATGATTATAGACTGTTCCGTCCTCATCGATGCCACCGAGTGGGGCGACGTGATCCCCCTGGCGGGGGCCCTCTACCGGGCGGGGAACTCCCTGAGTCCCATGATCTCGCCGAAGAGCCGAATCCAGGACATCACGTGGCTTGCCGTCATGAAAAAATACCCCGGAGGGATCCCTTCCTCCCTGAAGCTCCGGAATCCCCCCCCGGGATATGAGCGGTACCTCCCCGGATTCAGGAAGATCGTGACGAAGAACGGCAACTCCTTCAGGAGCTATCCCCTCCGTCTTCCCGTGGATTTTGCCACACACAACGGCTACCGGGGACTTCCCGATTCCTCCAATCCCGGAAACTACGATGCCTCGACCCCCGAGGGATGGTCCGCCATCACGAAGACCGGCATCAACTGGGCCAACGACTACCCTGGAAGCGAGAAGTGGGAGGGACGGGGGGGCCTTCCCGCGGCCTACCTGGAGGATCCGGAATTCCGCAGGAAGGCCGGCGCCGCTGCCCTGATGAAAACCCTCTCTTTTCTTTATTATGTCCAGAACGAACTCGGGGAGCCCTGGTCCGTGGCGGACGACGAGTACTCTTCGTCCGCACCGCTGGACACCGCCAGAGGAATCGTTCCCGATGAGTACGCCGAAATCCTCCGCCGTTTTCCCCCCATTCCCTACGTAAGGGAAAGCCGCAGGATCGTCGGCCTCGAGACCCCCGCGTCACGGGACGTGCGCCTGAACTCCGAGAGCTACCGGGACGGACGGGACGGACGGGAAGTTGCCGGGGCCATTGCCATCGGAGGCTACATTCTCGATCTTCATGCCGGGGACGAAGATGTGGATTTGGAAGCCGAATTCGGTGAAACCGCTTCCTCCATCAAAACTGACATGCCTCGGGGGCCCTTCCAGGTTCCCTTCGGCAGTCTTGTGTCCAGGAACGTGGACGGTCTTCTCGCGGCGGAAAAGAACATCTCCATGTCGCGGCTCGTCGCCGGCGCCTTCAGGCTTCAGCCCATCTCCATGCTCACGGGCCAGGCGGCCGGCACCACTGCCGCTCTCTCCGTGCTGACGGGCATCCCTCCCCGGGCGCTGGATCCCCGGAAGGTTCAAAAATCCCTCCTCGAGGCAGGCAGTGCCCTCTCCCTGTGCGATTATTCCGACGTTCCGAGGGACCACCCCTTCTGGCCGGGAGTCCAGATGTCGAACCTCTACGGGTGGATCGCCCCCGAGGAGCTTCCCTCGGCCCCCTCCGCGAAGATCGACGATATTTACAACCACAAGGTAGTGAGGGCCCGGCTCTACGGTCTTGACAAGGGGACCTTCGGGGTAAACTCACCCCTGACCGGAACGGAGGCCGAAGAACTTTTCCGGAAAGCCTTTTCCGGCCCGCAGGCGGCGGGCCCCCTGCTGTACCCCGGGAGCGGCCCGGCGTCCTTCGTTACGCGGGGGGAATTCTGCTCCGCCCTGGCCAGGGCCCTGGGCTACCGGAACCTTCCCCGGGATACCCGGCCCCGCTATGCTGACATTCAGGAGGAGTCCCGGCTCTTCGGTCCGGTACACTTCCTCGCCGAACGGGGCGTTCTCGACCGGGCGGCCAGGGGGGGCGTGTTCATGCCAGATTCCTTCGTCACCAGGGGGGCGGCGGCCGATATGATCATGAGGGCGGTTACGGCCCCAAAAGGAGGAAATTGA
- a CDS encoding DUF1847 domain-containing protein: MKCHLCEAKGCSRGEPCSPGKGTELYDGEDLRLLKTASDVEALYYCTLNRLEEIMEFARRMEYKTLGIAFCVGFSDEAALLGDMLSQEFEVHSACCKVCSMTKDEIGAVRRPWIGAVSCNPAEQARLLDEAGSQFSIVLGLCVGHDSIFYRHSKAPVTTFVVKDRVLGHNPAAVLYSRYLRKNLKRSPAERTV, encoded by the coding sequence ATGAAGTGCCACCTGTGCGAGGCGAAGGGGTGCTCCAGGGGAGAGCCCTGCAGCCCGGGGAAAGGAACGGAACTGTATGACGGGGAGGACCTCCGTCTCCTGAAAACCGCTTCCGACGTGGAGGCGCTCTACTATTGCACCCTGAACCGTCTTGAGGAGATCATGGAATTCGCCCGGAGGATGGAGTACAAAACCCTGGGGATCGCCTTCTGCGTCGGTTTTTCCGACGAGGCGGCCCTTCTGGGGGACATGCTTTCGCAGGAGTTCGAGGTTCATTCCGCCTGCTGCAAGGTCTGCTCCATGACGAAAGACGAGATAGGCGCCGTCAGGCGTCCCTGGATCGGCGCCGTCTCCTGCAACCCGGCGGAGCAGGCCCGGCTTCTCGACGAGGCGGGGTCTCAATTCAGCATCGTCCTCGGTCTCTGTGTCGGTCACGACAGCATCTTTTACCGCCATTCAAAGGCCCCGGTCACGACCTTCGTGGTCAAGGACAGGGTCCTTGGGCACAACCCCGCGGCGGTGCTCTACAGCCGGTACCTCAGGAAAAACCTGAAGCGTTCTCCTGCGGAGAGGACCGTGTAA
- the glyA gene encoding serine hydroxymethyltransferase, translating to MNLVSFIDPELAEAIEGEKARQNLTIELIASENFVPEVILEAQGSVLTNKYAEGYPGKRYHGGCRFIDVVESLAIERAKTLFGAEHANVQPHSGVNANLAVFMAMLEPGDVILGMDLRHGGHLSHGTAVNISGKFFRAFSYGVDRETGRIDYDEAERLALEHRPKMIIAGGSAYPRVIDFARFAGIADKVGAYFLVDMAHIAGLVAAGVHPSPVPHAHFVTFTTTKTMRGARGGNILCRKEFASRIDKAIFPGIQGGPIPQIMAGKALTFRLAMTEDFRNYGRRTVENAARFASVLTSRGFSLVSGGTDNHLMLVDLRSKGLTGREAEDLLHAAGITVNMNLIPFDPEKPTVTSGIRIGLAGVTSRGFTGGDAEETARIAADLLEKKPAEGPSYRESVLRLCLDHPLYMTREELAASPFLSRDLL from the coding sequence ATGAATCTCGTATCGTTCATCGACCCCGAACTCGCCGAGGCGATTGAGGGGGAAAAGGCACGGCAGAACCTCACCATCGAGCTCATCGCGTCGGAAAACTTCGTCCCGGAGGTGATCCTCGAAGCCCAGGGATCGGTGCTCACCAACAAGTACGCCGAAGGCTACCCCGGAAAGCGGTACCATGGAGGATGCCGGTTCATCGACGTGGTGGAAAGCCTCGCCATCGAGCGGGCCAAGACCCTCTTCGGAGCGGAGCACGCCAACGTCCAGCCCCATTCCGGGGTGAACGCGAACCTCGCCGTGTTCATGGCCATGCTCGAACCCGGTGACGTCATCCTCGGCATGGACCTCCGGCACGGGGGACACCTGTCCCACGGAACGGCTGTGAACATCTCCGGAAAGTTCTTCCGGGCCTTCAGCTACGGCGTGGACAGGGAGACGGGCCGGATCGACTATGACGAGGCCGAAAGGCTCGCCCTGGAACACCGCCCGAAGATGATCATCGCCGGAGGGAGCGCCTACCCCAGGGTCATCGACTTCGCCCGGTTCGCCGGGATCGCCGATAAAGTGGGGGCCTATTTCCTGGTGGACATGGCCCACATCGCCGGCCTCGTGGCGGCGGGAGTCCATCCCAGCCCCGTCCCCCACGCCCATTTCGTCACCTTCACCACCACGAAGACCATGCGGGGCGCCCGGGGAGGCAACATCCTCTGCCGGAAGGAATTCGCCTCCAGGATCGACAAGGCCATCTTCCCCGGCATCCAGGGAGGTCCCATCCCCCAGATCATGGCGGGAAAAGCCCTGACCTTCAGGCTCGCCATGACGGAGGACTTCCGGAACTACGGCCGGCGGACGGTGGAGAACGCCGCCAGGTTCGCCTCGGTCCTGACGTCCCGGGGGTTCAGCCTCGTTTCGGGCGGCACGGACAACCACCTGATGCTGGTGGACCTCCGCAGCAAGGGCCTCACGGGCAGGGAAGCCGAAGATCTCCTCCATGCCGCCGGGATCACGGTGAACATGAACCTCATCCCCTTCGACCCGGAAAAGCCCACCGTCACCAGCGGCATCCGCATCGGTCTCGCGGGCGTCACAAGCCGGGGCTTCACCGGCGGCGATGCGGAGGAAACGGCCCGCATCGCCGCCGACCTGCTGGAAAAGAAGCCCGCAGAAGGTCCATCGTACAGGGAGAGTGTTCTCCGTCTTTGCCTGGACCACCCGCTGTACATGACCCGGGAGGAGCTGGCGGCGTCTCCCTTCCTCTCCAGGGATCTCCTGTAG
- a CDS encoding MoaD/ThiS family protein, producing MQYTVRFFGVLAMNLGVTSGEAVVLELPENPVYGDVLDGIRERFAGHIPPSMWDEEAGCLHRGILAFGADGKFLARNRDLPLPGGGEVRFHLPLSGG from the coding sequence ATGCAATATACAGTCAGATTTTTCGGCGTCCTCGCCATGAACCTCGGGGTGACCTCCGGTGAAGCCGTCGTCCTCGAGCTTCCGGAAAACCCTGTCTACGGCGATGTCCTCGACGGAATCCGGGAGCGGTTCGCCGGCCATATCCCCCCGTCCATGTGGGACGAAGAGGCGGGGTGCCTCCACCGGGGCATCCTGGCCTTCGGCGCCGACGGGAAGTTCCTGGCCCGGAACAGGGACCTCCCTCTCCCCGGGGGAGGGGAGGTCCGATTTCATCTTCCCCTGTCGGGAGGCTAG
- a CDS encoding amidohydrolase: MSKTVFFNGKIYTPRGTAEALLAEGQTIAAVGRNREVLERAEGAERIDLGGRLMLPGFIDGHMHFLAYALSLEQADLTGCRSVPEVRDRLKSFLDREKPVSGEWVSGRGWNHEHFGEPRIFTRDDLDDLVPSNPVILSRVCGHVAVLNSKALEILGITGDSRFPGGVVDLDGAGHPTGVIRETAVEWVHSRKPLPDREKLRRLVARAGTAAAAAGLTSIHSDDLGSVGGDFETILGLYLGLDAEGKMPVRITEQLLLRNRKALDRFLASGWRTGDGSPAFHIGPLKILTDGSMGGRTAFLREEYSDMPGVYGVPIYGAEELNDLVWTAHSAGMQVALHAIGDGALDMCLDALEKARERNLRKARHYIVHCQMGDMDQYHRMARLGVGAAIQPPFVPSDRPMALRRIGEDRARRGYAWKTLLDLGIFLSGGSDCPVETFDPLWGIYTAVTRKDRDGVPEGGWNPAQKLTVEEAVDLYTRGGAYASFEEHKKGTLQAGRLADLAVLDRDIFSVPLEEIPAGKAVLTMMGGKITFRDF, encoded by the coding sequence ATGAGCAAAACCGTTTTTTTCAACGGAAAAATATACACGCCCCGAGGCACGGCCGAAGCGCTCCTTGCGGAAGGGCAGACCATCGCTGCAGTGGGACGGAACAGGGAAGTGCTCGAAAGGGCGGAGGGGGCCGAGAGGATAGACCTGGGCGGGAGGCTCATGCTCCCAGGATTTATCGACGGACACATGCATTTTCTTGCCTATGCCCTTTCACTGGAGCAGGCGGACCTCACGGGGTGCCGCTCCGTCCCCGAGGTCCGGGACAGGCTGAAGTCTTTCCTGGACAGGGAAAAGCCCGTCTCCGGAGAGTGGGTTTCCGGCCGGGGGTGGAACCACGAACATTTCGGAGAGCCCCGGATCTTCACCCGGGACGACCTGGACGACCTGGTTCCCTCAAACCCCGTGATCCTGTCCCGGGTGTGCGGCCACGTGGCGGTGCTCAATTCGAAAGCCCTTGAGATCCTGGGGATCACCGGCGACAGCCGCTTTCCCGGGGGGGTGGTGGACCTGGACGGCGCGGGGCATCCCACGGGCGTCATCCGGGAGACCGCGGTGGAATGGGTCCATTCCCGGAAACCCCTGCCGGACAGGGAGAAGCTCCGGAGGCTCGTGGCCAGGGCAGGTACGGCGGCGGCGGCGGCAGGGCTGACCTCCATCCATTCCGACGACCTGGGCTCCGTGGGGGGAGACTTCGAAACCATTCTCGGCCTCTATCTGGGCCTGGACGCGGAAGGGAAGATGCCCGTCAGGATAACGGAACAGCTCCTCCTCAGAAACAGGAAGGCCCTTGACCGGTTCCTGGCTTCGGGGTGGAGGACCGGCGACGGAAGCCCCGCCTTCCACATCGGCCCCCTCAAGATCCTGACCGACGGGTCCATGGGGGGGAGAACGGCCTTCCTGCGGGAGGAATACTCCGACATGCCGGGAGTCTACGGCGTGCCCATCTACGGGGCGGAGGAGCTGAACGACCTCGTCTGGACCGCCCACAGCGCGGGGATGCAGGTAGCCCTCCACGCCATCGGCGACGGCGCCCTGGACATGTGTCTCGACGCCCTGGAAAAGGCCAGGGAACGGAACCTGAGGAAGGCCCGCCATTATATCGTCCACTGCCAGATGGGGGATATGGATCAGTACCACAGGATGGCCCGCCTCGGCGTGGGGGCCGCCATCCAGCCTCCCTTCGTTCCCTCGGACCGTCCCATGGCCCTGCGGAGGATCGGGGAGGACCGGGCCCGCAGGGGATACGCCTGGAAGACCCTCCTTGACCTGGGGATTTTTCTCTCGGGGGGCTCGGACTGCCCGGTGGAGACCTTCGACCCCCTCTGGGGCATCTATACTGCCGTCACGCGGAAAGACCGGGACGGTGTTCCCGAAGGGGGATGGAACCCGGCCCAGAAGCTCACCGTGGAGGAGGCGGTGGACCTGTACACCAGGGGAGGGGCCTACGCCTCCTTCGAGGAGCACAAAAAGGGAACCCTCCAGGCGGGCAGGCTCGCCGACCTGGCCGTGCTCGACAGGGACATCTTTTCGGTTCCCCTGGAGGAGATTCCCGCCGGGAAAGCCGTGCTGACCATGATGGGAGGAAAGATCACCTTCCGGGATTTCTAG
- a CDS encoding hybrid sensor histidine kinase/response regulator, with translation MTKDSRNSGSPPPAGRKGERRTPSLSLKAVLVLSFLAVTILGTGLAGFLSYRNTRESLSGMASMLCRDMAVRVREHVLSFLAAPEIINRMNSRALAEGIFDPRDMKSLQSFFRQQLDAFPTVSSIYFGNPRGGVVNSGREGPGEPPYVIETEDFAAGTFRKYAVDRDGNKTRLLSELPGFDGRTRAWYTAAEKKGKPSWSSPYVLFTGHDVAVTASRPVYDPAGTLLGVAAVDVFLSRITAFLSSLETGIPGKAFILDGEGFLVASSSGERPFTADSKEGVRRIRGTESSSEYVRLSSREVEAWRRGEKLFPSGVPLETEIQSEEDPFYIHASRLSEGEAFDWIVVVAIPESAFLGGIRRNFRDSGVLAAGAFLFAVLLGVLISRKIASPIGGLNEAARALALGETPVDVSGDCGIREVRELAFSFRKMADRLRETIRGLEEEVERREKSEEELRKAKNAAEEGSRAKSTFIANMSHEIRTPMNGVIGFTDLLGDTPLNEEQKGYLENVKVSAAGLMDVISGILDISRIEAGTFSLEEEETDLRLLLRETLVMVRHEAEMKGLDVTLSLPDNLPAAVMIDPVRIRQVLLNLLGNGVKFTEKGEVKLSVSFRPGQSGKCLFTFSVSDTGPGIPSYDLKRIFEPFYQSDGANTRKFGGLGLGLAISDGILKQMDSFLSVESSPGRGSRFFFTIAASCRNMSEEQTDSGMTGTHPLQESRESRPGTEAAGFAGKVILLAEDVKMNRKLLRILLSRLAPEAEILEASDGREAVRLFRERHPGLVFMDIHMPGMSGCEAAAAIRGMEGASGTGPFIVALTADISREAEEECLRSGMNAFLTKPVEREDVRSILERFLSGE, from the coding sequence ATGACGAAGGACAGCCGGAATTCGGGATCACCTCCGCCGGCCGGCCGGAAAGGGGAGCGAAGGACTCCCTCTCTATCCCTGAAGGCGGTCCTTGTCCTCTCCTTTCTGGCGGTCACCATCCTCGGGACCGGCCTGGCAGGATTTCTCTCCTACCGGAACACCAGGGAATCCCTGTCGGGAATGGCCTCCATGCTGTGCCGGGACATGGCTGTCCGTGTAAGGGAACATGTCCTCTCCTTCCTTGCCGCACCCGAGATCATCAACAGGATGAATTCCCGGGCCCTGGCTGAAGGGATTTTTGATCCCCGGGACATGAAAAGTCTCCAGTCCTTTTTCAGGCAGCAGCTGGACGCTTTTCCAACGGTGTCCAGCATCTATTTCGGGAACCCCCGGGGAGGAGTCGTGAACAGCGGCAGGGAGGGACCCGGGGAACCGCCGTATGTCATCGAGACGGAGGATTTCGCCGCAGGAACCTTCAGGAAATATGCCGTGGACCGGGACGGTAATAAAACGAGACTTCTCTCCGAACTGCCGGGATTCGACGGCAGGACAAGGGCCTGGTACACGGCGGCGGAAAAAAAGGGAAAACCTTCATGGAGCAGCCCCTATGTTCTGTTCACGGGCCATGACGTGGCGGTGACAGCTTCCCGCCCCGTCTACGACCCGGCGGGCACTCTCCTGGGGGTGGCCGCCGTGGACGTTTTCCTCTCCCGAATCACCGCTTTCCTCTCTTCCCTAGAGACCGGAATTCCGGGGAAGGCCTTCATTCTCGACGGCGAAGGATTCCTCGTGGCCTCCTCTTCGGGAGAAAGACCCTTTACAGCCGACAGCAAGGAAGGGGTTCGCAGGATCAGGGGCACGGAGAGCTCCAGCGAGTACGTCCGGCTTTCTTCCCGTGAGGTGGAGGCCTGGCGCAGGGGGGAGAAACTCTTCCCCTCGGGTGTTCCTCTCGAAACGGAAATTCAGTCGGAAGAGGATCCCTTCTATATCCACGCCTCCCGGCTCTCAGAGGGTGAAGCATTCGACTGGATAGTAGTCGTGGCTATTCCGGAAAGCGCCTTTCTCGGCGGAATCAGGAGGAACTTCAGGGATTCAGGTGTTCTTGCGGCGGGGGCATTCCTCTTTGCCGTGCTCCTCGGCGTTCTGATCTCCAGGAAAATTGCCTCCCCGATCGGTGGGCTGAACGAGGCGGCCCGGGCACTTGCCCTTGGTGAGACTCCCGTTGATGTTTCCGGGGACTGCGGGATCAGGGAAGTGCGGGAACTGGCCTTTTCCTTCCGGAAGATGGCGGACCGGCTCCGGGAAACAATCCGGGGGTTGGAGGAGGAAGTCGAACGAAGGGAAAAAAGCGAGGAGGAACTCAGAAAGGCGAAAAATGCAGCCGAGGAGGGAAGCCGGGCGAAGAGCACCTTTATTGCCAATATGAGCCACGAGATCCGGACCCCTATGAACGGGGTGATCGGTTTTACCGACCTTCTCGGTGACACTCCCCTCAACGAGGAACAGAAGGGGTACCTCGAAAATGTGAAGGTGTCCGCAGCGGGGCTGATGGACGTAATTTCCGGCATCCTCGACATCTCCAGGATCGAGGCGGGGACCTTCAGTCTGGAAGAGGAGGAGACGGATCTTCGCCTCCTTCTCCGGGAAACGTTGGTCATGGTGCGGCACGAAGCTGAGATGAAGGGGCTGGATGTCACCCTCTCCCTCCCCGACAACCTTCCGGCCGCGGTAATGATTGATCCCGTAAGGATACGGCAGGTTCTCCTGAATCTCCTGGGAAACGGAGTCAAGTTCACCGAAAAGGGAGAGGTGAAGCTGTCGGTCAGCTTCCGTCCGGGACAGAGCGGAAAATGTCTCTTCACCTTCTCGGTCTCGGACACGGGACCCGGTATTCCTTCCTATGACCTGAAGAGAATCTTCGAGCCCTTTTACCAGTCTGACGGGGCGAATACAAGAAAGTTCGGCGGACTGGGCCTCGGCCTCGCCATTTCCGACGGCATCCTGAAGCAAATGGACAGCTTTCTCTCCGTGGAGAGCAGCCCCGGCCGGGGAAGCCGATTCTTCTTCACCATTGCGGCATCCTGCAGAAATATGAGTGAAGAGCAGACGGACAGCGGAATGACAGGGACCCATCCCCTGCAGGAGAGCAGGGAAAGCCGTCCCGGAACGGAGGCCGCCGGTTTCGCAGGGAAAGTCATCCTGCTGGCGGAGGATGTGAAGATGAACAGGAAGCTCCTCCGGATCCTTCTCTCCCGCCTGGCTCCCGAAGCGGAAATCCTGGAGGCCTCCGACGGCCGGGAAGCGGTGCGGCTGTTCCGTGAAAGACATCCCGGACTTGTATTTATGGACATCCACATGCCCGGGATGAGCGGCTGCGAGGCGGCGGCGGCGATCCGCGGAATGGAGGGTGCATCGGGTACTGGACCGTTCATCGTGGCCCTGACAGCGGATATCTCCAGGGAGGCGGAGGAGGAGTGCCTGCGGTCGGGAATGAACGCCTTCCTGACCAAGCCCGTGGAAAGGGAGGATGTTCGGTCAATACTCGAACGTTTTCTTTCCGGGGAATGA
- the dapA gene encoding 4-hydroxy-tetrahydrodipicolinate synthase, producing the protein MFGGTGTAVVTPFKEGGVDFESFGRFLNWQIENGVEFLVVLGTTGESPTVTAAERAEIITFAVKAAAGRVPVVIGTGTNSTASTIALSQQAEGLGADGVLVVTPYYNKPTQEGLYQHFKAVAAAIKIPLIVYNVPGRTGTNILPETVHRLSRLLNVAGIKEAAGDVAQIDTLVRLIKKDRPDFAVLSGNDDQAFHLVNSGGDGVISVLSNVMPRETSDMIRLALAGEVEKARELHHRMFPLMKNLFVEANPIPVKYAVNRLGLCRNELRLPLVPATEKCMAVIDESLKECGVSL; encoded by the coding sequence ATGTTTGGAGGAACAGGTACTGCAGTGGTAACCCCGTTTAAAGAGGGCGGCGTGGATTTCGAGAGTTTCGGGCGTTTCCTGAACTGGCAGATCGAAAACGGTGTTGAGTTCCTTGTGGTCCTTGGCACCACCGGGGAAAGTCCCACCGTCACCGCAGCGGAGAGGGCGGAGATCATCACCTTTGCCGTGAAGGCGGCGGCGGGGAGAGTGCCGGTGGTCATCGGCACGGGCACCAATTCCACGGCCAGCACCATAGCCCTGTCCCAGCAGGCCGAGGGACTGGGGGCCGACGGTGTGCTCGTGGTGACCCCGTATTACAACAAGCCCACCCAGGAAGGGCTGTACCAGCATTTCAAGGCAGTCGCGGCGGCGATAAAGATCCCCCTCATCGTCTATAACGTGCCGGGCCGCACAGGGACGAACATCCTCCCCGAGACGGTCCACAGGCTGAGCAGGCTGCTCAACGTGGCAGGAATAAAGGAAGCTGCCGGAGACGTGGCCCAGATCGACACCCTGGTCCGGCTCATCAAAAAGGACCGTCCCGATTTCGCCGTTCTTTCCGGGAACGACGACCAGGCGTTCCATCTCGTGAACTCCGGCGGCGACGGAGTCATCTCCGTGCTGTCCAACGTCATGCCCCGGGAGACGTCGGACATGATCCGGCTGGCCCTCGCCGGGGAGGTGGAGAAGGCCCGGGAGCTCCATCACAGGATGTTCCCCCTCATGAAGAACCTCTTCGTGGAGGCGAACCCCATTCCCGTGAAGTATGCGGTGAACCGCCTCGGGCTCTGCCGGAACGAACTCCGGCTTCCCCTGGTTCCCGCCACGGAGAAGTGCATGGCTGTCATCGACGAGTCCCTGAAGGAGTGCGGGGTGAGCCTATGA
- a CDS encoding PaaI family thioesterase, whose protein sequence is MEKMPRSRGCFVCGSPEENSRSLGVEIYWNEEEHRTEIRIRPDTTWCGYEGMVHGGIIASVFDDAMAWAVRKTIGTWAVTGEMSVRYLRPVQEGKEYVVEGKVDRQSGRKITTAARMADDRGKTVAEATALFIRMPGGGS, encoded by the coding sequence ATGGAAAAAATGCCCCGGTCCAGGGGATGCTTCGTCTGCGGTTCCCCGGAGGAAAACAGCCGGAGCCTCGGCGTGGAGATTTACTGGAACGAAGAGGAACACAGGACGGAAATCCGCATACGGCCGGATACCACGTGGTGCGGCTACGAGGGCATGGTCCACGGGGGCATCATCGCCTCGGTGTTCGACGACGCCATGGCGTGGGCCGTGAGGAAAACCATCGGCACATGGGCGGTGACGGGAGAGATGTCCGTCCGGTACCTCCGCCCCGTGCAGGAAGGAAAGGAATACGTGGTGGAAGGAAAGGTGGACAGGCAGTCGGGGCGGAAAATCACCACAGCGGCACGGATGGCCGATGACAGGGGGAAAACGGTGGCCGAAGCGACCGCCCTGTTCATCAGGATGCCCGGCGGCGGAAGCTGA